In one window of Bdellovibrio bacteriovorus W DNA:
- a CDS encoding putative endonuclease (COG1864 DNA/RNA endonuclease G, NUC1), translating to MRLIFLIFLFLISCQTPQKTKTVLPVMAEKYPSSIRLQKTALHIDYYPEYKIPLRVRYKLTEEMVRNKNAKRKDKFFADPELKARKVPHALPTDYVRTGYDRGHMAPSEDFISDQALNDETFVMTNMAPQVPGLNRGAWAQLEALVRRWACGEKFLVVEVGPIDEVGLSKLPSGVVVPKRFYKVVLDKTPPVKAIAFIYSQGDFKVSPAEKSMSVSELETLTKVAYLEGEVLDGNVKSTSDINKWAEKDCSR from the coding sequence CAGTGATGGCCGAGAAGTACCCATCCTCCATAAGGCTTCAGAAGACAGCTCTGCACATTGATTACTATCCTGAGTATAAAATTCCTTTGCGAGTTCGCTATAAGCTAACAGAGGAGATGGTTCGCAATAAGAACGCCAAAAGAAAAGATAAGTTCTTTGCAGATCCAGAATTGAAAGCGCGAAAAGTTCCCCACGCTTTGCCAACGGATTACGTAAGAACGGGATATGATCGGGGACACATGGCCCCTTCAGAGGACTTTATCTCCGATCAGGCGCTCAATGATGAAACCTTTGTTATGACAAACATGGCTCCGCAAGTGCCGGGATTAAATCGTGGTGCGTGGGCGCAGCTCGAAGCTTTGGTAAGGCGGTGGGCTTGTGGTGAGAAGTTCTTAGTCGTTGAAGTGGGGCCCATCGATGAGGTTGGATTATCTAAACTGCCCTCGGGGGTAGTGGTTCCTAAGCGGTTCTACAAAGTAGTTCTGGATAAGACGCCGCCAGTGAAGGCGATTGCTTTTATATATAGCCAAGGTGACTTCAAAGTTTCGCCGGCTGAAAAGTCCATGAGTGTTTCAGAATTAGAGACATTAACTAAAGTTGCCTATTTAGAAGGCGAAGTTCTAGATGGAAATGTGAAAAGCACTTCAGATATAAATAAATGGGCGGAAAAAGACTGTAGCCGCTAA
- a CDS encoding lipoprotein releasing system transmembrane protein (COG4591 ABC-type transport system, involved in lipoprotein release, permease component) has product MLVGHFFKNLIFSKRAGALIKRISWLSLVGISISVTAFLTVLFVMNGMNATIKKRILGLEPHLYVQASGMTSPESLESHPVMQRLKEYEGTKAYVYETQDVILRSQDGQFRGGIARGVTAESLEHFINSLQNLDRKESHRETYFWDPSDIPQEGEILMGVDLAQSLGVFEGDFVTIVSPTGLLLPPGETPKFERVRIKKIITTSLSDVDAQYIYYQRGVTLNALALELQQRNFGVEVWLSNEKNLEPLKKDLEKFDGVSVETWMDRNSALLYALKLEKLTIGTFLGLAGIVAASSILTVLALLLSQKRRDIAILRTIGLSGKETVKTFALMGFSLGFSGVLIGVIVGTGVGLYLQAYPLKLADSAIYYDPSIPALVDYGLVMAVLFVSAVIAGLGAYIPARTAASVKPSDALRVK; this is encoded by the coding sequence ATGCTGGTTGGACATTTCTTTAAAAACCTTATTTTTTCAAAAAGAGCCGGAGCTTTGATCAAAAGAATCTCCTGGCTATCTCTTGTGGGAATCTCCATCAGTGTGACTGCGTTTTTAACCGTTCTTTTCGTGATGAACGGAATGAATGCGACAATTAAAAAACGTATCCTGGGGCTTGAACCTCATTTATACGTGCAGGCTTCGGGCATGACATCGCCAGAAAGCTTAGAGAGCCATCCTGTCATGCAAAGACTGAAAGAGTATGAGGGGACAAAGGCTTATGTGTATGAAACCCAAGATGTTATCTTACGCAGTCAGGACGGGCAGTTTCGCGGTGGCATAGCCCGCGGGGTCACAGCAGAGAGTCTTGAGCACTTTATTAACTCTTTACAAAATTTAGATCGCAAAGAATCCCACAGAGAAACCTACTTTTGGGACCCTAGTGATATTCCTCAAGAAGGGGAGATATTAATGGGTGTGGATCTTGCGCAAAGCCTTGGGGTCTTTGAGGGAGATTTTGTCACCATCGTTTCTCCGACAGGATTGTTACTTCCGCCAGGGGAAACGCCGAAGTTTGAAAGAGTTCGCATTAAGAAAATTATTACCACAAGTTTGTCGGATGTAGACGCTCAGTACATCTACTACCAAAGAGGTGTCACTCTGAACGCTCTTGCGCTGGAGTTGCAGCAAAGAAACTTCGGTGTTGAGGTGTGGTTGAGTAATGAGAAAAATCTTGAGCCCCTTAAAAAAGACTTAGAAAAGTTTGATGGTGTGAGTGTTGAGACGTGGATGGATCGAAACTCTGCGCTTCTTTACGCCTTGAAATTAGAAAAACTCACTATCGGAACGTTTCTAGGGTTAGCAGGTATTGTCGCTGCGAGTTCCATTCTAACTGTTCTGGCTCTTTTGCTTTCGCAGAAACGCCGAGACATTGCGATTCTAAGAACCATTGGATTGTCGGGTAAAGAGACAGTAAAAACTTTTGCTTTGATGGGTTTCTCTCTGGGTTTTTCAGGAGTCTTAATTGGAGTTATCGTTGGTACAGGTGTGGGGCTTTATCTTCAGGCCTATCCATTGAAACTTGCAGACTCTGCGATTTACTATGACCCATCCATTCCTGCGCTTGTAGATTATGGTCTTGTGATGGCAGTCTTATTTGTGAGTGCGGTGATTGCGGGACTGGGTGCTTATATTCCAGCAAGAACAGCAGCCTCCGTGAAACCTTCTGATGCTTTAAGAGTGAAGTAA
- a CDS encoding ABC transporter permease protein (COG0767 ABC-type transport system involved in resistance to organic solvents, permease component), which produces MSAFLGTVDNLGRYVTKHAMYTLHVMSLAYLSIRATVTDKAQGFRQILQVISAQIYFTGWQALPLISSLGLGVGALMILQSQANLSLMGGTHMLGSFLILMILREAGPLLVALVVIARSGTAVASELGNMRANREIEALEVMGINPLSYIVFPRLIGGVISVLCLAFYFNLIALVGGFFVTRFLQDLSFEFYADSLLRSIAAADIAVFFLKNTFSGIIIFAVSCFQGLSVKRSHHEVPQVTTLAVVHSIIFVLIFNIFISALFYMQQLRNLGVIS; this is translated from the coding sequence ATGTCAGCCTTTTTAGGGACTGTTGATAATTTGGGGAGATACGTAACGAAGCATGCGATGTACACATTGCATGTGATGTCGTTGGCTTATCTGTCCATTCGCGCTACAGTGACTGATAAAGCTCAAGGCTTCCGTCAAATTCTTCAAGTCATCTCCGCACAAATTTATTTTACTGGATGGCAAGCGCTTCCTCTGATCTCTAGCTTAGGTTTGGGGGTTGGAGCATTGATGATCTTGCAATCGCAAGCCAATTTAAGCCTTATGGGCGGCACTCACATGCTCGGTTCATTTCTGATTCTGATGATTCTGAGAGAGGCGGGGCCTCTTTTAGTGGCTTTGGTGGTGATTGCGCGTTCAGGAACCGCAGTGGCGTCTGAACTTGGAAACATGCGCGCCAATCGAGAGATCGAAGCTCTTGAAGTAATGGGTATTAATCCACTGAGCTACATCGTCTTTCCTCGTCTGATCGGCGGGGTGATCAGCGTTCTATGTCTGGCGTTTTATTTTAATCTGATTGCTCTTGTTGGTGGCTTCTTTGTGACACGTTTTCTACAAGATCTTTCTTTTGAGTTCTATGCAGATTCTCTTTTACGCTCTATTGCGGCTGCTGATATAGCCGTTTTCTTTTTGAAGAACACTTTTAGTGGAATCATTATATTTGCAGTTTCTTGTTTTCAAGGATTGTCAGTAAAGCGCAGTCATCATGAAGTTCCTCAAGTAACCACTCTTGCGGTAGTTCACAGTATTATTTTTGTACTTATTTTTAATATTTTTATTTCAGCTTTGTTTTATATGCAGCAACTCAGAAACTTAGGAGTGATCTCATGA
- a CDS encoding putative organic solvent tolerance protein: MTKFLASCFVVMGLLIGTSVQAKELSNRLGVGVKKNATLDLPELAMVYHFAPDLSVAAGLGIDTEKDQSKFTFNAGVRRIVFKEENMNFYMGGSLGLANFETSGDKQSGFELNALFGAEFFLPGLDSLAFTFEGGVGILSADNVRFRTIAGGPFNAGIIFYF; the protein is encoded by the coding sequence ATGACTAAGTTTTTAGCATCTTGTTTTGTTGTCATGGGATTACTAATCGGTACATCGGTGCAAGCGAAGGAATTAAGCAATCGCTTGGGCGTTGGTGTGAAGAAAAATGCGACCTTGGATCTTCCGGAGTTAGCGATGGTTTATCACTTCGCTCCAGATTTATCAGTGGCTGCAGGGCTTGGAATTGATACAGAGAAAGATCAATCTAAATTTACTTTCAATGCAGGAGTTCGCCGTATTGTTTTCAAAGAAGAAAACATGAATTTCTACATGGGAGGATCTCTTGGTCTGGCGAATTTTGAAACATCAGGAGATAAGCAATCTGGTTTTGAATTAAATGCTCTTTTCGGAGCTGAGTTTTTTCTTCCAGGCTTAGACTCTCTTGCATTTACTTTTGAAGGTGGTGTGGGAATTCTTTCTGCCGACAATGTTCGCTTCCGCACAATTGCAGGTGGCCCATTTAATGCCGGAATTATTTTCTATTTCTAA
- a CDS encoding ABC transporter ATP-binding protein (COG2884 Predicted ATPase involved in cell division): MKIESLRFEHVTFNHEGHDPVVFNVEFDFPMNEILWVKAEEGAGKSSLLQILAGLQIPQSGRYLINGENVVDMTFEEFLPYRLNVGYSFDYGGLLNNKSIYDNLVLPLLYHKILEPKEAELRVRELLKEFSLEQFADNLPAHVPGRVRKLACLLRAVVTRPQVLLLDDPSVGLGQDSIYTFADHLHKLREQGFCQHVFICSYDDKFMNLFQYQMLHLDDGQIYYQAIDPMKRVVHL, encoded by the coding sequence ATGAAAATCGAGAGTCTTAGATTCGAGCACGTCACATTTAATCACGAAGGACATGATCCTGTTGTCTTCAATGTGGAATTTGATTTCCCTATGAATGAAATCCTTTGGGTGAAGGCCGAAGAGGGCGCGGGAAAGAGTTCGCTTCTGCAAATTCTAGCAGGTCTGCAAATTCCTCAGTCGGGGAGATATCTCATCAACGGCGAAAATGTGGTGGATATGACATTTGAAGAGTTTCTGCCGTACAGATTGAATGTCGGTTACTCTTTTGATTATGGTGGACTTTTAAATAATAAATCGATTTACGATAATCTTGTTTTGCCACTTCTGTATCATAAAATTTTAGAGCCGAAAGAGGCTGAGCTCAGAGTGCGAGAGTTGCTAAAGGAATTTTCCTTAGAGCAATTTGCTGATAACTTGCCGGCGCATGTGCCGGGGCGAGTACGTAAGCTGGCTTGTCTTTTAAGAGCTGTTGTTACGCGTCCTCAAGTTTTACTCTTAGACGACCCAAGTGTGGGGCTTGGTCAGGACAGTATTTATACGTTTGCTGATCACTTGCATAAATTGCGTGAGCAGGGGTTCTGTCAGCATGTGTTTATATGCTCTTATGATGATAAGTTCATGAACTTGTTCCAATACCAAATGCTACACCTTGATGATGGACAGATTTATTATCAAGCGATCGATCCAATGAAAAGAGTTGTGCATCTATGA
- a CDS encoding putative multidrug efflux transporter (COG2076 Membrane transporters of cations and cationic drugs), protein MAYAYLAAAILFEVLGTITMKYSEGFTKVVPVILTLVCHGICFVALAVALKSLPVSMVYAVWAGIGTAAMAFVGLMIFNEPLPIQKVLATSLIVLGVVLLSLSPDKDKNEAQNVVKAEATQKANVLDDADVAAAILAQRNSG, encoded by the coding sequence ATGGCTTATGCATATCTTGCAGCCGCAATTTTATTCGAGGTCCTTGGTACAATAACAATGAAGTATTCAGAGGGATTCACAAAGGTGGTTCCAGTCATTCTAACTTTAGTATGTCATGGAATCTGCTTTGTGGCGCTCGCTGTAGCTTTGAAGTCTTTACCAGTATCAATGGTCTACGCCGTTTGGGCGGGGATCGGAACAGCAGCAATGGCTTTTGTGGGGTTGATGATTTTCAACGAACCACTGCCAATTCAGAAGGTTCTAGCTACTTCTTTAATCGTTCTTGGAGTCGTACTTTTAAGTCTGTCTCCAGATAAAGATAAGAATGAAGCGCAGAATGTTGTGAAGGCAGAGGCGACTCAAAAAGCTAATGTGCTTGATGATGCTGATGTAGCAGCCGCAATCTTAGCTCAGAGAAACTCTGGCTAA
- a CDS encoding putative translation initiation inhibitor (COG0251 Putative translation initiation inhibitor, yjgF family) — protein MKKIISTENAPKAIGPYSQAIQMGDFVFCSGQVALNPQTGEVFTGDIRIQTEMVMKNVTSVLEAAGLNLSNIVKTTIFLTSMNDFAAVNEAYGKFFTEAPPARSTVAVAGLPRGVNVEIEVIAHR, from the coding sequence ATGAAAAAAATTATTAGCACTGAAAATGCACCAAAGGCGATCGGCCCATACTCTCAAGCAATTCAAATGGGTGACTTTGTTTTTTGTTCTGGGCAAGTAGCTCTGAATCCACAAACAGGTGAAGTATTCACAGGTGACATCCGCATTCAAACAGAAATGGTTATGAAAAACGTAACATCTGTTTTAGAAGCAGCAGGCTTGAATCTTTCTAATATCGTTAAGACGACAATCTTCTTAACTAGCATGAATGATTTCGCAGCTGTGAATGAAGCCTATGGGAAATTCTTTACAGAAGCTCCACCGGCTCGTTCGACCGTAGCAGTTGCTGGCTTACCTCGTGGTGTGAACGTGGAGATTGAAGTCATTGCCCATCGCTAA
- a CDS encoding hypothetical protein (COG1434 Uncharacterized conserved protein), producing MPIAKTFIKSKLFWALVLLTGVLTYKFFDEYKKVKKEPLQSWVKTSTADCAVVLTGGAGRVREGFDLLANQNVKKLVISGVYANARLREIMPVWSFYGNLSENDVVLDRRSETTYGNAQQSLPIVEALKCRDILLVTSRLHMYRSYKTFRAAYPESIYIKRHAIIGSRFESSSWEMYFEAMKSLFYSLWAY from the coding sequence TTGCCCATCGCTAAGACTTTCATAAAGTCTAAACTGTTCTGGGCTCTTGTTTTATTAACAGGAGTCCTGACTTATAAATTTTTTGATGAGTATAAAAAAGTCAAAAAAGAACCTCTTCAGTCTTGGGTTAAAACGAGTACGGCAGACTGTGCTGTAGTCTTAACCGGAGGGGCGGGGAGAGTGCGCGAAGGTTTTGATTTACTGGCCAATCAAAACGTGAAGAAATTAGTTATTTCTGGTGTCTATGCCAATGCAAGACTTCGCGAAATTATGCCAGTGTGGTCCTTCTACGGAAACCTTTCAGAGAATGATGTCGTTTTAGATCGAAGATCAGAAACAACTTATGGCAATGCTCAGCAGAGTCTGCCTATTGTTGAAGCTCTGAAGTGTCGAGATATTCTTCTTGTGACATCTCGACTGCACATGTACCGCTCGTATAAAACTTTTCGAGCCGCCTATCCAGAAAGCATCTACATCAAGCGCCATGCGATTATTGGCAGTCGCTTTGAATCCTCATCTTGGGAAATGTATTTCGAGGCTATGAAGTCTCTTTTCTATTCTCTTTGGGCTTATTAG
- a CDS encoding ABC-type multidrug transport system substrate-binding protein (COG1463 ABC-type transport system involved in resistance to organic solvents, periplasmic component): protein MRKIKVSKFERVAGVFVLGALIGFVGVFSLSALKQGWFERKVHYSTTFENADGVYQGSTVLIAGLKAGAVEEVRLDSKNRIHVDFYVLGRFEEKIRENSVVQLTRPFVIGDRVLEVSLGNDDLPLLKPDSHIASHESMDLMSLMSGKNLNAYLERLTKTLESIHVVMDAFADKSRAENFVKIFDRIDPLMVNLNAMAVDMTKLSRQATKDDGVRHLIQNLAVTSGELNRVLPELNRQNPELAKDLAMITKDLSKVTRALGPAFQSVEQDLPGASQRLVETLNETVVVLKAMQKSFFMKSNVREVLEEETQRLPAGQKTKSP from the coding sequence ATGAGAAAGATCAAGGTCTCAAAATTTGAGCGCGTTGCTGGGGTCTTTGTTTTGGGAGCCTTGATTGGATTCGTGGGTGTATTTTCGTTGTCAGCCTTGAAGCAAGGTTGGTTTGAGCGGAAGGTTCATTACTCCACAACCTTTGAGAACGCCGATGGTGTCTATCAGGGCAGTACAGTTTTGATTGCCGGCTTGAAAGCTGGCGCCGTTGAAGAGGTTCGCCTGGACTCTAAGAATCGCATTCATGTGGATTTTTATGTTTTGGGCCGATTCGAGGAAAAGATCCGCGAAAACAGTGTTGTGCAACTTACTAGGCCCTTTGTGATTGGGGACCGAGTTCTTGAGGTCTCTTTGGGGAACGATGACTTGCCACTCTTGAAGCCGGATTCTCACATTGCTTCACATGAGAGCATGGACTTGATGTCCTTAATGAGTGGCAAAAATTTAAATGCCTACTTAGAAAGACTGACAAAAACTTTAGAGAGTATTCATGTGGTCATGGATGCCTTTGCGGATAAGAGTCGCGCTGAAAACTTCGTAAAAATCTTTGATAGAATTGATCCACTGATGGTGAATCTGAACGCCATGGCCGTAGACATGACAAAACTATCTCGTCAGGCAACAAAGGATGATGGAGTTCGACATCTTATTCAAAACTTAGCCGTAACCAGTGGCGAGTTGAATCGCGTTCTGCCAGAGCTTAATAGGCAAAATCCCGAGCTTGCTAAGGATCTTGCTATGATCACAAAGGACCTTTCTAAGGTCACGAGAGCCCTAGGGCCCGCCTTCCAGTCAGTGGAGCAAGATTTGCCAGGGGCAAGTCAGCGCCTTGTGGAAACCTTGAATGAGACTGTTGTTGTTCTTAAAGCCATGCAGAAGAGCTTTTTCATGAAGTCCAATGTCCGTGAGGTTTTGGAGGAAGAAACTCAACGCTTGCCAGCAGGGCAAAAAACAAAGAGTCCCTAA
- a CDS encoding hypothetical protein (COG2206 HD-GYP domain) produces MFRQKLEVIVLSEGLYPDFQQRLQEVFQKFYINSRSLSISEFQSLSHSEKLCHLVILSPSNSNEELRSSCEIVWKELPTALVLAPVMWGEFAEVAKMAADGRLIVLREFDFFKTMKLEYIVGTQVRGRYFKSGVQEIFPMSTVPFSAYLPLALNQKYLKVISEGEVLSEGKYQKLIDHPTAEHTFYIPLQQAADYREYINQYFDKSGKGFQKRLRASLMTLFKDVSFLVSVSFSYVRDESLIQKHIQLIEAELENTFELFLKEEDVWEEVLRLANEDLGFSYPGFFVGIYASLLSIKLQVGIPKEVFWAGVFADIGVYDLPKGIVEKYFFDRQNQSIADLDSDDEFRKHPTHSLNRLMSLSSQFSENVKAMVVSHEERHDEKGYPHQVPQKVLPLESQLLGLAALVHYESQSTLKITKTSFRFMREKIWQTEIEQKKRFSEVFLQKVASALV; encoded by the coding sequence ATGTTTAGGCAAAAACTGGAAGTGATTGTATTATCTGAAGGTTTATATCCAGACTTTCAGCAAAGACTTCAAGAGGTCTTTCAAAAATTTTATATCAATTCTCGATCACTTTCGATCAGTGAGTTTCAAAGCTTGTCCCATTCTGAAAAACTTTGTCACCTAGTGATTCTGTCTCCATCTAACTCTAATGAAGAGCTAAGATCTTCTTGTGAAATCGTTTGGAAAGAACTTCCGACAGCTCTTGTTTTAGCGCCAGTTATGTGGGGCGAATTCGCGGAAGTCGCTAAGATGGCAGCGGATGGGCGATTGATAGTCTTGCGTGAGTTTGATTTTTTTAAAACCATGAAGCTTGAATATATTGTCGGAACGCAAGTTCGCGGACGGTATTTCAAGTCGGGTGTTCAAGAGATTTTCCCAATGAGCACGGTCCCATTTTCAGCCTATTTACCTTTAGCTCTGAATCAGAAATATCTTAAAGTGATTTCTGAAGGGGAAGTTCTAAGTGAGGGAAAGTATCAGAAGTTGATCGATCACCCCACAGCAGAGCACACGTTTTATATTCCTCTTCAACAAGCTGCCGACTACCGTGAGTATATTAACCAGTACTTCGATAAATCTGGTAAAGGATTTCAAAAAAGACTTAGGGCAAGTCTAATGACTTTGTTTAAAGATGTGAGTTTTCTGGTTTCCGTGAGCTTTAGCTATGTTCGTGATGAATCGTTGATTCAAAAACATATCCAACTTATCGAAGCAGAGTTGGAGAATACGTTTGAACTCTTTTTGAAAGAAGAAGATGTTTGGGAGGAAGTCTTAAGGCTTGCGAACGAAGATCTTGGTTTTTCGTACCCAGGATTTTTTGTGGGGATCTATGCCTCATTACTCAGTATTAAGCTTCAAGTCGGAATTCCAAAAGAGGTTTTTTGGGCGGGTGTTTTTGCGGACATTGGTGTGTACGATCTTCCAAAGGGGATTGTGGAAAAGTACTTCTTTGATAGGCAGAACCAATCCATTGCAGATCTTGATAGTGATGATGAGTTCAGAAAGCACCCTACGCATTCTCTGAATCGGTTGATGTCCTTGTCTTCTCAATTCTCAGAAAATGTTAAAGCGATGGTCGTTAGTCATGAAGAGAGACATGATGAAAAAGGTTATCCACATCAGGTACCTCAGAAGGTTTTGCCTTTAGAGTCTCAGTTACTCGGCCTTGCAGCGCTTGTACATTACGAGAGTCAATCCACCTTGAAAATAACAAAAACAAGCTTTCGCTTTATGCGTGAAAAAATATGGCAGACGGAGATAGAGCAGAAAAAACGATTCTCTGAAGTTTTTTTGCAGAAAGTGGCATCAGCCCTCGTTTAG
- the dapD gene encoding 2,3,4,5-tetrahydropyridine-2,6-carboxylate N-succinyltransferase (COG2171 Tetrahydrodipicolinate N-succinyltransferase), with amino-acid sequence MQNEVNKIYEDIQGGKSIDDLSTHELKFIFETIEGLDAGKLRVCEKINNEWKTNDWIKKAILLYFRIQKMDVMKSGDFTYYDKIPVKQWSDEQGVRVVPNAIARKGSFIEKGAILMPSYVNIGAYVGAGTMVDTWATVGSCAQIGKNVHLSGGVGIGGVLEPVQATPVIIEDNAFIGSRCIVVEGVIVEEGAVLGAGVTITASTKIIDVSGDKPVEYKGRVPANSVVIPGTQMKDFAAGTYGVPCALIIGKRKASTDLKTSLTDALRDYQVSV; translated from the coding sequence ATGCAAAATGAAGTGAATAAAATTTATGAAGACATTCAAGGTGGAAAATCTATCGATGACCTTTCTACTCATGAGTTGAAATTTATTTTTGAAACCATCGAAGGTCTTGATGCTGGCAAACTCCGCGTCTGCGAAAAGATCAATAACGAATGGAAAACCAACGATTGGATCAAGAAGGCGATCTTACTTTATTTCCGCATTCAAAAAATGGATGTTATGAAATCAGGTGATTTTACGTACTACGATAAGATCCCTGTAAAACAATGGAGTGATGAACAAGGCGTGCGTGTAGTTCCCAACGCTATTGCTCGTAAAGGCTCTTTCATTGAAAAAGGTGCGATCCTTATGCCTTCTTACGTGAATATCGGCGCCTATGTTGGCGCAGGCACAATGGTCGACACTTGGGCAACAGTGGGATCTTGTGCCCAAATCGGTAAGAACGTTCACCTCTCAGGTGGCGTAGGCATTGGGGGCGTTTTAGAACCTGTGCAAGCAACTCCTGTTATCATTGAAGACAATGCTTTTATTGGCAGCCGTTGCATCGTTGTTGAAGGTGTTATTGTTGAAGAAGGTGCTGTTCTTGGAGCCGGCGTCACTATCACTGCCAGCACGAAGATCATTGATGTTTCTGGCGACAAACCTGTTGAATACAAAGGCCGTGTCCCAGCAAACTCTGTAGTGATTCCTGGAACACAGATGAAGGACTTTGCTGCAGGCACTTACGGAGTTCCATGTGCGCTTATTATTGGAAAACGCAAAGCCAGCACAGATCTTAAAACTTCCCTGACAGATGCTCTTCGCGACTATCAAGTCAGCGTTTAA